From a single Fusobacterium ulcerans ATCC 49185 genomic region:
- a CDS encoding NCS2 family permease yields the protein MDFLEKQFKLKEHGTDVKTEILAGITTFATMAYVLATVPSMMGAAGFSKAAVLTMVIILCAVTSTAMGLATNRPFVLGPGLGSVGVYAITMIVGEEMSPAVASGVIFWEGIVFVIISFVGLRDIIVKLIPLSIKISISAGIGLFISLLGFKNAGIIVANAKKNVLGFGDLTSPAAILAVMGLVILLVFEIRKINGGVILAIILTTIIGIPLGVTKIPTTIFAAPGSISEMAFNIDIIGALNIKYIPFLFALFIPDFFSTFGTVIGVGAKAGLLDKNGNLPGIEKCFYVDSISTVLGSFFCMPCMTTYLESASGVEAGGKTGLTSISTSVVFLFMFLITPLALMIPAAATAPTLMLIGVKMLSGMRNINYDDATECIPAFLSVALTIFTFNVANGISAAIIVYVILKLASGRSKEVPAAMYPFAAILCYYFYTLTI from the coding sequence ATGGATTTTTTAGAGAAGCAATTTAAGCTGAAAGAGCATGGAACAGATGTAAAGACTGAAATATTAGCTGGAATAACTACTTTTGCAACAATGGCATATGTGCTGGCAACTGTACCATCTATGATGGGAGCAGCAGGATTCAGTAAGGCAGCAGTTCTTACTATGGTTATCATTTTATGTGCTGTGACATCTACTGCAATGGGACTTGCAACTAACAGACCATTTGTACTTGGACCAGGACTTGGAAGTGTAGGAGTATATGCTATAACAATGATAGTTGGAGAAGAAATGTCACCAGCAGTAGCTTCAGGGGTTATTTTCTGGGAAGGAATAGTTTTTGTTATTATTTCATTTGTAGGACTGAGAGATATTATTGTAAAACTTATTCCATTGAGTATAAAAATATCTATCAGTGCAGGTATAGGATTATTTATATCTTTACTTGGATTTAAAAATGCTGGAATAATAGTTGCAAATGCAAAGAAAAATGTACTTGGATTTGGTGATCTTACAAGTCCAGCAGCAATTCTTGCAGTTATGGGACTTGTTATACTTTTAGTGTTTGAAATTAGAAAAATAAATGGTGGAGTTATTCTTGCAATAATTCTTACAACAATAATAGGGATACCTTTAGGGGTTACTAAAATACCTACTACTATCTTTGCAGCTCCTGGAAGCATTTCAGAAATGGCATTTAATATAGATATAATAGGAGCATTAAATATAAAATATATTCCATTCTTATTTGCCCTTTTCATACCTGACTTTTTCTCAACTTTTGGAACTGTTATAGGAGTAGGAGCAAAAGCAGGATTGCTTGATAAAAACGGAAATCTCCCTGGAATAGAAAAATGTTTCTATGTGGATTCTATTTCTACTGTGTTGGGAAGTTTCTTCTGTATGCCTTGTATGACTACATATCTAGAATCAGCAAGCGGAGTAGAAGCAGGAGGAAAAACAGGACTTACTTCTATATCTACATCAGTAGTATTTTTGTTTATGTTCCTTATAACGCCATTGGCTTTAATGATACCAGCAGCAGCAACTGCTCCTACATTGATGCTTATTGGAGTAAAAATGCTTAGTGGAATGAGAAATATAAATTATGATGATGCTACAGAATGTATACCAGCATTTTTATCAGTAGCTTTAACTATATTTACATTCAATGTTGCAAATGGTATATCTGCAGCAATAATAGTTTATGTAATATTAAAATTAGCAAGTGGAAGAAGCAAAGAAGTACCAGCAGCTATGTATCCTTTTGCAGCAATTCTTTGCTATTATTTCTATACATTGACAATATAG